A stretch of Phoenix dactylifera cultivar Barhee BC4 chromosome 16, palm_55x_up_171113_PBpolish2nd_filt_p, whole genome shotgun sequence DNA encodes these proteins:
- the LOC103718784 gene encoding uncharacterized protein LOC103718784: protein MLQTRLSLQDLYNEESLCNNTGLCLDEHMLQNDKSLIFLNKFSPETDEKTCLACRRAVKDLVIQLKTPKMRMKIMEILIEYCEEADENEEQCKQMVYKYVPLILSKLNKLKTNDLCRLMNLCDEGISL from the exons ATGCTTCAAACTAGGTTGTCTTTGCAAGATCTTTACAATGAAGAAAGTCTCTGCAACAACACAGGATTATGTTTGGATGAacacatgcttcaaaatgataaGAGTCTCATCTTTCTAAACAAGTTTTCTCCTGAG ACGGACGAGAAAACTTGTTTAGCATGCCGCAGAGCTGTTAAAGATCTTGTCATTCAATTAAAGACGCCCAAGATGAGG ATGAAGATAATGGAGATCCTTATCGAGTACTGCGAAGAAGCAGACGAGAATGAAGAGCAA TGCAAGCAGATGGTCTACAAGTATGTTCCTCTAATCCTGTCCAAACTTAACAAGCTGAAAACCAATGACTTGTGCCGTCTGATGAATCTCTGTGATGAGGGGATATCTCTGTGA